A genomic region of Sideroxydans sp. CL21 contains the following coding sequences:
- a CDS encoding low molecular weight protein-tyrosine-phosphatase, producing MNDIGKVRILFCCMGNICRSPTAEAVFRHYVAQAGLTEQFHIDSAGTHDYHIGDPPDARTQRAAKQRGYDMSNLRGRQVEAADFMRFNYVLAMDEANLDILRRLRPRDVQSHLGLFLEFAQHHAEREVPDPYYGGSDGFERVLDMVEDASNGLLLHVRQRHFSNSPE from the coding sequence ATGAATGATATTGGCAAAGTAAGAATTCTGTTTTGCTGCATGGGCAATATTTGCAGATCACCTACTGCCGAGGCGGTGTTTCGCCATTATGTCGCGCAAGCCGGACTGACGGAACAATTCCACATCGATTCGGCGGGTACCCACGATTACCATATTGGCGACCCTCCGGATGCACGCACGCAACGTGCAGCAAAACAGCGCGGTTACGACATGAGCAATTTGCGCGGGCGCCAGGTGGAGGCGGCAGATTTCATGCGCTTCAATTACGTGCTGGCGATGGATGAGGCGAACCTCGATATTCTCAGGCGCCTGCGCCCGCGCGATGTGCAGAGCCACTTGGGCTTGTTCCTGGAGTTCGCACAGCATCACGCCGAACGCGAGGTACCCGATCCTTATTACGGCGGATCGGACGGCTTCGAGCGCGTTCTGGATATGGTGGAGGATGCCTCGAACGGCTTGTTGCTGCACGTCCGGCAACGTCACTTCAGTAATTCACCTGAATGA
- a CDS encoding hybrid sensor histidine kinase/response regulator, producing the protein MLGGMTTQNEHNAIEAELVNASFRNANDLNFAGVLILSLLVFVVQDATPWWTWLPGLVFLYLVTLLRAIEIRRYRRTPEYRNSRQWIFGQTVYSGLAGICWGVVSTLLLMYLPTALQLFVLTVSTVVAATTASEDIVLVLPPRVFILASISPPVLWMLIQDDQMYIVLAIMLLAFLAIVITIGNKKSHLFTEAQHLRFQNEFLAKELSRQRDLLERTNKSKSRFLAAASHDLRQPVAALMIFLEQLEFEQHLSIKGKGVLEHAQQATSSMCSLLDSLLDISRLDGQAIRKSIRPFSIRKLFDEMEDEFRQLAEQKGLRLKFSACSAVIESDRVLMGQILRNLVSNAIRYTPAGRILVGCRHRQGMLSIEVHDTGIGIAEDQLPKIFEEFYQVDNSERDRQQGLGLGLSIVDRAARLLGHTLTLTTRLGMGSSFALTVPLAKTGVAKEQSAPLQAATAPVLAGRLIAVIENEGNIRAGMNNLLQSWGCRVVSADSAANMIEQLDSMGEIVEMIISDFGLRGGVNGVEAIARIRQRWGAELPALLFTGDISKETHTLAKNAGLPILYKPAKAETLCEAITDAFGSFDIQKPKNRMSDPNEKVDLQAKCNE; encoded by the coding sequence ATGCTAGGCGGAATGACCACACAGAACGAACACAATGCAATCGAGGCCGAACTGGTCAATGCCTCTTTTCGAAATGCGAATGATCTCAACTTCGCGGGAGTACTGATCCTTTCCCTGCTGGTCTTTGTTGTGCAGGATGCAACACCCTGGTGGACATGGCTGCCTGGCCTGGTGTTCCTTTATCTCGTTACTTTGTTGCGTGCCATCGAGATCCGGAGATACCGCCGTACACCGGAATATCGCAATTCCAGGCAATGGATATTTGGACAAACGGTCTATTCCGGATTGGCCGGCATTTGCTGGGGTGTGGTGAGTACGCTGCTGCTGATGTATTTGCCAACCGCATTGCAGCTGTTTGTGTTGACCGTTTCTACAGTGGTGGCCGCAACGACCGCTTCCGAAGATATTGTGCTGGTCCTTCCACCACGCGTTTTCATCCTTGCCAGTATCAGTCCGCCAGTCCTTTGGATGTTAATTCAAGACGACCAGATGTATATCGTACTTGCCATCATGTTACTGGCATTCCTTGCAATCGTGATAACGATCGGAAACAAGAAGAGCCACCTCTTTACCGAAGCTCAGCATCTCCGCTTCCAGAACGAGTTTTTGGCAAAAGAATTGTCAAGACAGCGCGACTTGCTGGAGCGGACAAACAAATCGAAATCCCGCTTCCTAGCGGCCGCCAGCCACGATCTTCGCCAGCCTGTGGCCGCGTTGATGATTTTCCTGGAACAGCTTGAATTCGAACAACATCTGTCCATAAAGGGAAAGGGAGTACTGGAGCACGCGCAGCAGGCAACTTCTTCCATGTGCAGCTTGCTGGATAGCCTACTCGATATTTCAAGGCTGGATGGTCAGGCTATCAGGAAATCAATCAGGCCGTTTTCCATCCGGAAGTTGTTTGACGAAATGGAAGATGAATTCCGGCAGCTTGCGGAGCAAAAGGGGCTTCGTCTGAAATTCTCGGCTTGCTCTGCCGTCATAGAAAGCGACAGGGTTTTGATGGGGCAGATTTTGCGCAATCTAGTTTCCAATGCGATCCGCTACACGCCTGCCGGGCGCATTCTTGTGGGGTGTCGTCATCGTCAGGGTATGCTGTCCATCGAAGTCCACGATACCGGCATCGGGATCGCCGAAGATCAATTACCGAAGATTTTCGAAGAGTTCTACCAGGTTGACAATTCCGAACGGGATCGACAACAGGGATTGGGTCTGGGTTTGTCCATAGTCGATCGTGCCGCACGGTTGCTGGGACACACTCTCACTTTGACTACCCGGTTGGGAATGGGATCTTCATTCGCATTAACGGTGCCACTCGCGAAGACTGGCGTTGCCAAAGAACAGTCTGCCCCGCTGCAAGCAGCCACGGCTCCCGTATTGGCAGGAAGGTTGATCGCAGTCATTGAGAATGAAGGCAATATCCGCGCGGGGATGAATAACCTCCTGCAATCGTGGGGCTGCAGGGTAGTATCTGCTGATTCAGCCGCGAACATGATCGAACAACTCGACTCGATGGGCGAGATTGTCGAAATGATCATTTCGGATTTCGGGTTGAGAGGAGGAGTCAACGGCGTGGAAGCGATTGCCCGGATACGTCAACGCTGGGGAGCCGAATTACCTGCCTTGTTGTTCACCGGCGATATCAGCAAAGAGACGCATACCCTTGCCAAAAATGCAGGACTTCCGATTTTGTACAAGCCTGCAAAAGCGGAGACATTGTGCGAGGCCATCACGGATGCGTTTGGAAGTTTTGATATTCAGAAGCCAAAGAACCGGATGTCGGACCCAAACGAAAAGGTTGACCTGCAGGCGAAATGCAATGAATGA
- a CDS encoding GMC oxidoreductase, with product MMGPASSVRNAGKFPGKLDAVVIGSGFGGAISCCRLAQKWGKGVLLLERGKRYPMGSFPRAPHQMADNFWSDPNDKVRRPRHIHNRSLRGMYDIRNYSNMDAVVCAGLGGGSLIYANVFLEPPEHVFASGWPAGIDRDFLRPYYDVARNVLGARPVPPWEEDPRRRIERTEFFRDFAREQGRESRLADICVFFGNNYNYKDPRSLPLSIGLQEKNRYGATQTSCTYCGECDVGCNTHSKNTLDLNYLHVAEHVHGARIQTGCLVEKIVPLDEQGDEDTTADGKHGYRVHYLELDGAATFVDTQRVVVSAGTLGTNELLLRCRDVHRTLPRISRQLGQRFSGNGDFVSFVVEGKKAADPNYGPVITQYSDFNLFKAHDPQRSFILEDASYPVFMAWFIEGMQPMLNPFGLLRKVWHTLKWLWKRVMRTLIGGKWSGQVADLFHEILKGDLSYRSSVLLCMGLDKGDGVLSLKEGRLDIQWPQKSSMPLYRAIVDCGKRFRAFAGSTFFTPLPTWKWPMRNNITVHPLGGCALAHDSERGVVSAGNDRGQVFGYTGLYVADGSLLPGAVGANPAATISAVSEWIAEGVTGNIPNADLGAYHLHKI from the coding sequence ATGATGGGACCAGCCAGCTCTGTCAGGAATGCGGGAAAATTTCCAGGGAAGCTGGACGCTGTCGTCATCGGCAGCGGTTTCGGCGGTGCGATCAGTTGCTGCAGATTGGCGCAGAAATGGGGGAAGGGCGTGCTGCTGCTGGAGCGTGGCAAGCGCTACCCCATGGGTTCTTTCCCGCGGGCACCGCACCAGATGGCCGACAATTTCTGGAGCGACCCGAACGACAAGGTTCGGCGTCCCAGACACATACACAACCGCAGCCTGCGCGGTATGTATGACATCCGCAATTACTCCAATATGGATGCCGTGGTCTGCGCCGGGTTGGGTGGAGGATCGCTGATCTATGCCAATGTCTTCCTGGAGCCGCCCGAGCATGTCTTCGCATCGGGTTGGCCTGCCGGAATCGACCGGGACTTCCTGCGACCCTATTATGATGTTGCCAGGAACGTTCTCGGTGCGCGTCCCGTTCCTCCCTGGGAGGAAGATCCCCGCCGCCGTATCGAGCGTACCGAATTTTTCCGGGATTTCGCCAGGGAACAGGGACGCGAATCGAGGCTCGCAGATATTTGCGTATTCTTCGGCAATAATTATAACTATAAAGATCCCCGGTCCTTGCCCTTGTCGATCGGCCTGCAGGAAAAGAACCGTTACGGTGCAACGCAAACGTCCTGTACCTATTGCGGCGAATGTGATGTGGGTTGCAACACGCACTCGAAGAATACCTTGGATCTCAATTACCTCCATGTTGCCGAGCATGTTCACGGAGCACGAATTCAAACAGGTTGCCTGGTGGAAAAAATTGTTCCGTTGGATGAACAGGGCGACGAGGACACCACTGCAGACGGCAAGCATGGATATCGGGTGCATTACCTTGAACTCGATGGCGCTGCGACCTTTGTTGACACGCAGCGTGTCGTGGTCTCCGCAGGAACCCTGGGCACGAATGAGTTGTTGCTGCGTTGTCGGGATGTACACAGAACCTTGCCGCGTATCAGCCGACAACTGGGACAGCGCTTTTCCGGCAACGGCGACTTTGTCTCTTTCGTTGTGGAAGGGAAAAAGGCCGCCGATCCGAATTACGGGCCGGTGATCACCCAGTACTCGGATTTCAATCTGTTCAAGGCGCATGATCCGCAGCGGTCTTTCATTCTGGAAGACGCCAGTTATCCGGTATTCATGGCCTGGTTCATCGAAGGCATGCAACCCATGCTCAATCCGTTTGGACTGCTCCGGAAAGTCTGGCATACGCTCAAATGGCTGTGGAAGCGCGTCATGCGGACGCTGATCGGCGGCAAGTGGAGCGGCCAGGTCGCCGACCTTTTTCATGAAATACTTAAGGGAGACCTGTCCTATCGCAGCAGCGTGCTCTTGTGCATGGGGCTGGACAAGGGTGATGGTGTTTTGTCGCTGAAGGAGGGGCGCCTGGATATCCAATGGCCGCAAAAGTCCAGCATGCCGCTTTACCGTGCCATCGTTGATTGCGGCAAGAGATTCAGGGCATTTGCCGGTTCCACTTTCTTTACGCCGCTTCCCACATGGAAATGGCCGATGCGGAACAACATCACGGTGCATCCGCTGGGAGGCTGCGCCCTGGCACATGATTCGGAGCGGGGAGTGGTCAGCGCGGGCAATGACCGCGGTCAGGTTTTTGGCTATACAGGGCTTTACGTTGCGGATGGTTCGCTCCTGCCCGGGGCGGTCGGTGCCAATCCGGCAGCCACTATTTCTGCAGTTTCGGAATGGATAGCTGAAGGGGTTACAGGCAATATACCGAACGCCGATCTCGGCGCGTATCATCTTCACAAGATATAA